From the genome of Rhizobium leguminosarum, one region includes:
- a CDS encoding ABC transporter permease — MLVFIAKRFLWMIPSLFAVSFLAFVLIQLPPGDYVTTYIATLAASNEIVDQNTAAQLRERFGLGDPMLVQYFKWIWGILTRGDFGISFEWQQPVSDLIWERMALTLVLALSTLMATWAIALPIGVYSAVRKYSIGDYFFTAFTFFGLAVPSFLLALVLMYVAAVEFGQDVGGLFSPEYENASWSFAKMVDLFSHLWLPVIILAVSSTASLIRVMRANMLDELPKPYVTTARAKGLSEFRLLMKYPLMIALNPFISTIAWLLPNLISGSVVVAIVLNLPTAAPLLLQALMAQDMYLAGAFVLLICALTLIGSLISDILLALVDPRIRLE, encoded by the coding sequence ATGCTGGTCTTTATCGCCAAACGCTTCCTATGGATGATTCCATCACTGTTTGCCGTCAGCTTCCTGGCTTTCGTGCTGATCCAGCTGCCGCCGGGCGATTATGTCACGACTTATATTGCGACGCTGGCAGCCTCCAACGAGATCGTCGATCAGAACACGGCGGCGCAATTGCGCGAGCGCTTCGGCCTCGGCGACCCGATGCTCGTCCAATATTTCAAATGGATATGGGGCATTCTCACGCGTGGCGATTTCGGCATCTCCTTCGAATGGCAGCAGCCGGTCTCTGACCTGATCTGGGAGCGCATGGCGCTGACGCTCGTTCTGGCTCTGTCGACATTGATGGCCACCTGGGCAATCGCGCTGCCGATCGGGGTCTATTCCGCCGTGCGCAAATATTCGATCGGCGACTATTTCTTCACCGCCTTCACTTTCTTCGGTCTGGCCGTTCCGTCCTTCCTGTTGGCGCTGGTGCTGATGTATGTCGCGGCGGTCGAATTCGGACAGGATGTTGGCGGGCTCTTTTCACCGGAATACGAGAACGCGTCCTGGAGCTTCGCCAAGATGGTCGACCTCTTCTCGCATCTCTGGCTTCCCGTCATCATCCTTGCGGTCTCCTCGACGGCGAGCCTCATCCGCGTCATGCGCGCCAACATGCTTGATGAACTGCCGAAGCCTTACGTGACCACAGCACGGGCAAAGGGTCTCTCGGAGTTCCGGCTGCTGATGAAATATCCTCTGATGATCGCGCTCAATCCGTTCATCTCGACGATCGCCTGGCTGCTGCCCAACCTCATTTCCGGCTCGGTCGTCGTTGCCATCGTTCTCAATCTGCCGACGGCGGCACCCTTGCTGCTGCAGGCGCTGATGGCCCAGGACATGTATCTCGCAGGCGCCTTCGTCCTGCTGATCTGCGCGCTGACGCTGATAGGCTCTCTGATCAGCGACATCCTGCTTGCGCTGGTCGATCCCCGCATCCGGTTGGAATAG
- a CDS encoding ABC transporter substrate-binding protein codes for MAKEILSRGVTRRAVLGGMAGVAALSIAGRVSAAGGEAPALAQLAKDGKLPPLAERLPKKPMVVTPFEKVGTYGGSLRRGLRGSSDHNGILRMVGNQSLVRWNLDFTAVQPNLAERWEVSDDATQFTFHLIEGVRWSDGHPFTADDVVFAIEDCVKNTELYSSTPAQLAVAGKPVTVEKIDDYTVKFTFAAANALYLENLATPLGQHPTLFPKHYCSQFLPKYNPNIEADAKKAGVTSWTELFRSRCGDIEIPSRWGNVDKPTLDPWVVKEPYAGGATRVVMTRNPYFWQVDTEGNQLPYIDEINFGISQDVESLMLNVISGKIDIQERHISVLANKPTLSKNMEKGDYRLLTLVPSASQQCQIYFNITHKDPAMRKMFADKSFRQALSIGINRQELIDIVYFGQSEPYQAGPRPTHPWYNETYARQFTEFDADKAGAMLDEAGYKKGGDGFRLRPDGQKVFFSIDVIPTLYPDLVDALELVKAHWAQIGVDMKVNTIERALYYTRGDDNAHDAAVWPGPGGLDPMLDPRDFFAFHPQGSRYAIPWTLWYTSNGARGEEPPESQKKRMKLFDEARSTADLDKRGAIMKQIFDIAAEEFETVGLCLAVGGFGIIRNNLRNVPEKEPDSWSWPNPGPAMPQQFTFTS; via the coding sequence ATGGCCAAAGAAATACTGTCGCGTGGCGTCACCCGCCGCGCCGTGCTTGGTGGTATGGCTGGTGTCGCGGCGCTGTCTATCGCCGGTCGCGTGTCTGCCGCAGGCGGCGAAGCGCCGGCCCTTGCGCAGCTCGCCAAGGATGGAAAGCTGCCACCGCTCGCCGAGCGCCTGCCGAAAAAGCCGATGGTCGTGACGCCGTTCGAGAAGGTCGGCACCTATGGCGGCTCGCTGCGCCGCGGCCTTCGCGGTTCATCCGACCATAATGGCATCCTGCGTATGGTCGGCAACCAGAGCCTTGTGCGCTGGAACCTCGATTTTACCGCCGTGCAGCCGAACCTTGCCGAGCGCTGGGAGGTCAGCGACGACGCAACACAATTCACCTTCCATCTGATCGAAGGCGTGCGCTGGTCCGACGGTCATCCCTTTACGGCCGATGACGTCGTTTTCGCGATCGAAGACTGCGTCAAGAACACCGAGCTCTACAGCTCGACACCGGCGCAGCTTGCTGTCGCCGGCAAACCGGTCACGGTCGAGAAGATCGACGATTACACGGTGAAGTTCACCTTTGCTGCGGCCAACGCACTTTACCTCGAAAACCTCGCCACACCGCTTGGTCAGCATCCGACGCTGTTTCCGAAGCATTACTGCAGCCAGTTCCTGCCGAAATATAATCCCAATATCGAGGCCGATGCGAAGAAGGCCGGCGTTACCAGTTGGACGGAGTTGTTCCGCAGCCGTTGCGGCGACATCGAGATCCCGTCGCGATGGGGCAATGTCGACAAGCCGACGCTCGATCCATGGGTGGTCAAGGAGCCCTATGCCGGGGGTGCTACGCGCGTCGTCATGACCCGCAACCCTTATTTCTGGCAGGTCGATACCGAAGGCAACCAGCTCCCCTACATCGATGAAATCAACTTCGGCATCTCGCAGGACGTCGAATCGCTGATGCTGAACGTCATCTCTGGAAAGATCGACATCCAGGAACGTCACATCAGCGTTCTCGCCAACAAGCCGACGCTGTCCAAGAACATGGAAAAGGGCGATTATCGGCTGCTGACGCTCGTGCCTTCGGCCTCGCAACAGTGCCAGATCTACTTCAACATCACCCACAAAGATCCTGCCATGCGCAAGATGTTTGCCGACAAGTCGTTCCGGCAAGCGCTCTCGATCGGCATCAATCGCCAGGAGCTCATCGACATCGTCTATTTCGGACAGAGCGAGCCCTACCAGGCCGGGCCGCGTCCGACCCATCCCTGGTATAACGAGACATACGCGCGCCAATTCACCGAATTTGACGCCGACAAGGCAGGCGCGATGCTCGATGAGGCCGGCTATAAGAAAGGCGGCGACGGTTTCCGGCTGCGGCCCGACGGCCAGAAGGTGTTCTTCTCGATCGACGTCATTCCGACCCTCTATCCCGACCTCGTCGATGCCCTGGAACTGGTCAAGGCGCATTGGGCTCAGATCGGTGTCGACATGAAGGTCAACACGATCGAGCGGGCGCTCTATTACACCCGCGGCGACGATAACGCCCATGATGCGGCGGTGTGGCCGGGTCCTGGCGGTCTCGATCCGATGCTCGATCCGCGCGATTTCTTTGCCTTCCATCCGCAGGGTTCGCGTTACGCCATTCCGTGGACGCTTTGGTACACCTCCAACGGTGCGCGCGGCGAAGAACCGCCGGAGAGCCAGAAGAAGCGCATGAAGCTTTTCGACGAAGCGCGTTCGACGGCCGATCTCGACAAGCGCGGCGCGATCATGAAGCAGATCTTCGACATCGCGGCCGAGGAATTCGAGACCGTCGGCCTTTGCCTTGCCGTCGGCGGCTTCGGCATCATCCGCAACAATCTGCGCAATGTTCCCGAGAAGGAGCCGGATAGCTGGTCCTGGCCAAATCCCGGCCCTGCAATGCCGCAGCAATTCACCTTCACGAGCTGA
- a CDS encoding FadR/GntR family transcriptional regulator, translating into MTFAVDAVSNRGATRFSDIIYEKIVGMIADGNFPVNERLPPETKLAADFGASRPVVREALERLRADGLVVSRKGSGSYVRQRPDSSMLKMVPVGSLADVQRFFEFRAGLEAEAAELAARNWQPVDKERITAALLSIEQCLRNGELGAEEDQALHDAIAMATGNQFHITLREWFKPHFAIGHSVTRSLSLKRTPEQIRSVQDEHAVIVEAIFAHRETEAHDAMKRHILNARARMFQGV; encoded by the coding sequence ATGACATTCGCCGTCGATGCCGTTTCGAACAGGGGCGCAACGCGCTTCAGCGACATCATCTACGAGAAGATCGTGGGGATGATCGCCGACGGCAACTTTCCGGTGAACGAACGGCTGCCGCCGGAGACGAAGCTCGCCGCTGATTTCGGCGCATCGAGACCCGTCGTGCGCGAAGCGCTCGAACGCTTGAGAGCCGATGGCCTGGTCGTTTCGCGCAAGGGTTCCGGTTCCTATGTCAGGCAAAGGCCGGATTCGTCGATGCTGAAAATGGTGCCGGTCGGCTCCTTGGCCGATGTCCAGCGCTTCTTCGAATTTCGCGCCGGTCTCGAAGCCGAGGCGGCGGAGCTTGCGGCGCGAAACTGGCAACCGGTCGACAAGGAACGGATAACGGCAGCGCTTCTGTCGATCGAGCAATGTTTGCGCAACGGCGAGCTTGGCGCCGAGGAGGACCAGGCTCTGCATGATGCAATTGCCATGGCGACCGGTAACCAGTTCCACATCACCTTACGCGAGTGGTTCAAGCCGCATTTCGCCATCGGGCATTCCGTTACGCGAAGCTTGAGCTTGAAGCGGACGCCGGAACAGATCCGCAGCGTCCAGGATGAGCATGCGGTGATCGTCGAGGCGATCTTCGCGCACCGGGAAACCGAAGCGCACGATGCGATGAAAAGACACATACTGAATGCGCGCGCCCGCATGTTCCAGGGCGTTTGA
- a CDS encoding NAD-dependent epimerase/dehydratase family protein, whose product MKRVAMTGAAGRVGTLLRPLLRSHVEHLSLIDLQEPDGLGENENFVRADLTKLHEATAALKDIDGVVHLAGIASGTDMNAILHANVLGTYNLYEAARINKVQRVVYASSNHATGFYPRGQLVSPLDPMRPDSPYGLSKCWGELVAGLYYDTSGIRSLSIRIGNAGTYPNSERSVAIWISARDLAQLVRIGLSHPLIAATVVYGVSDTEEMWWENDLAARLGYQPQDRPRDHALIEEGSEGPVALAFQGGGFCEINHDGTIRMRDAEGLAKSLETVE is encoded by the coding sequence ATGAAACGGGTCGCTATGACGGGTGCTGCCGGACGTGTAGGGACGCTGCTGCGTCCGCTTCTTCGGTCGCATGTCGAGCACCTCAGCCTGATCGATCTCCAGGAACCTGACGGGCTTGGCGAAAACGAGAATTTCGTCAGGGCCGACCTTACAAAGCTCCACGAGGCGACGGCTGCGCTGAAGGATATCGATGGCGTCGTCCATCTGGCGGGTATCGCAAGCGGCACGGACATGAACGCCATTCTGCACGCGAACGTGCTTGGAACATATAATCTCTACGAAGCGGCGCGGATCAACAAGGTCCAGCGGGTCGTCTATGCATCGAGCAATCATGCCACCGGCTTTTATCCGCGCGGCCAGCTCGTATCGCCGCTCGACCCGATGCGCCCCGACAGCCCATATGGACTTTCCAAATGCTGGGGCGAACTTGTGGCGGGGCTTTACTACGACACGTCGGGCATTCGCTCTCTTTCCATTCGCATCGGCAATGCGGGCACCTATCCCAACAGCGAACGATCGGTTGCGATCTGGATCAGCGCGCGAGATCTGGCGCAATTGGTCAGGATCGGCCTTTCGCACCCGCTGATCGCAGCAACAGTGGTCTACGGCGTTTCCGACACCGAGGAGATGTGGTGGGAGAACGATCTGGCGGCACGATTGGGTTACCAGCCGCAGGACCGGCCGCGCGACCACGCCCTGATCGAAGAGGGATCAGAAGGGCCGGTCGCGCTGGCGTTCCAGGGCGGCGGGTTCTGTGAGATCAATCACGACGGCACCATCCGCATGCGCGATGCCGAAGGCCTGGCCAAGAGCCTGGAGACAGTTGAATGA
- a CDS encoding SMP-30/gluconolactonase/LRE family protein — translation MTAPRIIRPDIRPVFQQPLTVGESPVWDEETGTLWFVDILAPALVRLSASGKIDRFDMPAAIGALGLCRDHRIVVALQTGVHLFDPVSGDFELVSDPVGRHINCRLNDGKVGPDGHFWIGSFSEAKPQTNEAALYRVGADGRTRTVATKLTSSNGLAWSPDGRRMYHSDSRQCFLQAFDFDPDTGDLGDGRRLRSFTEDEGRPDGATTDRDGFYWSAGVSAGRLNRISPEGEIVEIYILPVPAPTMPCFGGPDLRTLFVTSLSTDRSGRSEAGTVIAFDVDAEGLPAFRFGDHPVGMTANR, via the coding sequence ATGACGGCGCCTCGGATCATCCGCCCTGACATCCGTCCGGTGTTCCAGCAGCCGCTGACGGTTGGTGAATCGCCGGTATGGGACGAAGAGACCGGCACTCTGTGGTTCGTCGATATTCTGGCGCCGGCGCTCGTCCGGCTCTCTGCTTCTGGAAAGATCGACCGCTTCGACATGCCGGCTGCAATCGGCGCCCTCGGGCTTTGTCGCGATCACAGGATCGTCGTGGCGCTTCAGACGGGCGTCCATCTCTTCGATCCTGTCTCGGGAGATTTCGAGCTTGTGTCGGATCCAGTCGGGCGCCACATCAACTGCCGCCTCAACGATGGAAAGGTCGGCCCCGACGGGCACTTCTGGATCGGCTCGTTCAGCGAAGCCAAGCCGCAGACCAATGAGGCCGCACTTTACCGCGTGGGCGCCGATGGCCGCACGCGGACCGTGGCCACGAAACTGACGAGTTCCAACGGCCTTGCCTGGTCGCCGGATGGCCGGCGGATGTATCATTCCGACAGCCGGCAATGTTTCCTGCAGGCATTCGACTTCGATCCTGATACGGGCGACCTCGGCGATGGGCGCCGGCTCCGCAGCTTCACGGAAGACGAGGGTCGGCCGGACGGAGCGACAACCGATCGTGACGGGTTCTACTGGAGTGCCGGCGTTTCCGCCGGTCGCCTCAACCGAATATCGCCCGAAGGCGAAATCGTCGAAATCTACATTTTGCCGGTCCCCGCACCGACGATGCCGTGTTTCGGAGGGCCGGATCTGCGCACCCTCTTCGTCACGAGCCTGTCGACGGATCGCAGCGGGCGTTCCGAGGCGGGGACGGTGATCGCCTTCGACGTGGATGCAGAGGGCCTGCCGGCCTTCCGCTTCGGGGATCATCCCGTCGGAATGACGGCGAATAGATGA
- a CDS encoding dihydrodipicolinate synthase family protein, translated as MSIATMRKALTGVSGVPVTAYDGKGEVEPRITAKVYERVAAAGIHNIVAAGNTGEFYALTPQEIRIVHEAAVSGVAGKAPVTAAIGRSLREAIGMAKDAAAIGASAVMSHQPVDPFAAPAAQIDYFCNLADASALPLIAYVRADGFAVADIVRLANHGNIAGIKFATTDLMLLSRAIPAASPGGALFVCGLAESWAPTFTAAGARGFTSGLVNVAPKLSLAVHAALEKGDFAAARAIVNKLEPFERMRTKFRNGTNVTVVKEAVTYSGLDVGPVRVPGLPQLDQHDREELHRLLQGWEAEGDIQTHSDQPAVKAAG; from the coding sequence ATGAGCATCGCAACCATGCGCAAGGCGCTTACAGGCGTATCGGGTGTTCCGGTCACCGCCTATGACGGCAAGGGTGAAGTCGAACCCCGGATCACGGCGAAGGTCTATGAGCGGGTGGCGGCAGCGGGTATTCACAACATCGTCGCTGCCGGCAATACCGGGGAATTCTATGCTCTGACGCCGCAGGAAATCAGGATCGTCCACGAGGCGGCGGTTTCAGGCGTTGCCGGCAAGGCGCCGGTGACGGCGGCGATCGGCCGGTCGCTGCGCGAGGCGATCGGCATGGCGAAGGATGCGGCCGCGATCGGCGCATCCGCCGTCATGTCGCATCAGCCCGTCGATCCTTTCGCAGCACCTGCGGCCCAGATCGACTATTTCTGCAATCTTGCGGATGCTTCCGCCCTGCCGCTCATCGCCTATGTCAGGGCGGATGGTTTCGCCGTCGCCGATATCGTCCGCCTTGCAAATCACGGCAACATTGCCGGCATCAAATTCGCCACGACCGATCTGATGTTGTTGTCGAGAGCGATCCCGGCGGCGAGCCCCGGCGGCGCGCTGTTCGTCTGCGGCCTGGCGGAGAGCTGGGCGCCGACATTTACCGCAGCCGGCGCCCGCGGCTTCACGTCCGGCCTCGTCAATGTCGCGCCGAAGCTCTCGCTTGCGGTCCACGCTGCTCTTGAAAAAGGCGATTTTGCCGCCGCCAGGGCGATCGTCAACAAGCTCGAGCCATTCGAGCGGATGCGAACCAAATTCCGCAATGGCACGAACGTGACCGTCGTCAAGGAAGCCGTCACCTATTCCGGTCTCGATGTCGGTCCCGTGCGTGTGCCGGGATTGCCGCAGCTCGACCAGCATGACCGCGAGGAGCTTCATCGACTGCTTCAAGGCTGGGAGGCCGAAGGCGACATTCAAACTCATTCAGACCAGCCGGCCGTAAAGGCGGCCGGCTGA
- a CDS encoding ABC transporter substrate-binding protein: protein MLRQVLTTIAIAGALTTAQPSFAASPPNMLVIGTNLTGIRTLDPAQNNARTVSELISNLYDNLVQLSPDDLKTLKPMLATQWSVSADGKIITLTLRDDAVFQSGNKVTAEDAAWSIQRVIKMGQVGSTDVALWGFTPENVEKLVRAKDEHTLEIELPQSVNTDLVLYSLAGSSIGIVDKKTVLSHEANGDFGGAWLSANSAGSGPFSLAQWRPNDVAIFNAQPKYWGGKPAMARVVARHIPESGNLRLQLEAGDVDVGQYVASGDLDALATKKDMVIENVPGLGFYYIALNQKDPDLQKPKVREAFQHAFDWKAISGNIMRHTGFPWQSMIPRGMIGAPGEAEVRYDYDPAKAKQLLAEAGYPNGLKKVLNPSGAPTLPFAEALQASARAAGIDLDLVPGEFTPAFRERKFEVLLGNSGARLPDPFAVATQYAFNPDNSDEARLGSYYLWRTGMKVDELNTLIDQSMKERDTEKRTDIFKKMDGIYAGMASPLVIFFQRTDPYVMRANVKGYHGHTTWSTRWHDVTKE, encoded by the coding sequence ATGCTGAGACAAGTACTGACAACGATCGCAATTGCCGGCGCCCTGACGACGGCGCAGCCCAGCTTCGCGGCGTCGCCGCCCAACATGCTGGTGATCGGCACCAATCTCACCGGCATAAGGACGCTCGATCCAGCGCAGAACAATGCCCGCACGGTTTCCGAACTGATCTCGAACCTCTACGACAACCTCGTGCAGCTGTCGCCGGACGACCTCAAAACACTGAAGCCGATGCTCGCGACGCAATGGAGCGTCTCGGCGGATGGCAAGATCATCACGCTGACATTACGCGACGACGCGGTCTTCCAGAGCGGCAACAAGGTGACCGCCGAAGATGCGGCCTGGTCGATCCAGCGCGTCATCAAGATGGGCCAGGTCGGCTCCACCGACGTCGCGCTCTGGGGCTTCACGCCTGAAAACGTCGAAAAGCTCGTTCGCGCAAAAGACGAACACACGCTCGAGATCGAGCTGCCGCAGTCGGTCAATACCGATCTGGTGCTCTATTCGCTGGCGGGCTCGTCGATCGGCATCGTGGACAAGAAGACGGTGCTGTCGCACGAGGCGAACGGCGACTTCGGCGGCGCCTGGCTTTCCGCCAATTCCGCCGGCAGCGGCCCATTCAGCCTGGCGCAGTGGCGGCCGAACGATGTCGCGATCTTCAATGCGCAGCCGAAATATTGGGGCGGCAAGCCGGCCATGGCGCGCGTCGTCGCTCGTCATATCCCGGAATCCGGCAATCTCCGGCTTCAGCTCGAAGCCGGCGACGTCGATGTCGGCCAGTATGTGGCAAGCGGCGACCTCGATGCGCTCGCCACTAAGAAGGACATGGTCATCGAGAATGTCCCGGGTCTCGGCTTCTACTATATCGCCCTCAATCAGAAAGATCCGGATCTGCAGAAGCCGAAGGTTCGCGAGGCCTTCCAGCATGCCTTCGACTGGAAAGCGATCTCCGGCAACATCATGCGCCATACGGGATTTCCCTGGCAGTCGATGATCCCGCGCGGCATGATCGGCGCTCCCGGCGAGGCGGAGGTCCGCTACGATTACGATCCCGCCAAGGCCAAGCAACTGCTGGCGGAGGCCGGATATCCCAATGGCCTGAAGAAGGTGCTCAATCCGTCGGGAGCCCCGACCCTGCCCTTCGCCGAAGCGCTGCAGGCGAGTGCCCGCGCCGCCGGCATCGATCTCGATCTCGTGCCCGGCGAGTTCACGCCCGCCTTCCGCGAGCGCAAATTCGAAGTGCTGCTCGGCAATTCCGGCGCCCGCCTGCCCGATCCCTTCGCGGTCGCCACGCAATATGCCTTCAACCCCGACAATAGCGACGAAGCACGCCTCGGCAGCTACTACCTCTGGCGCACGGGCATGAAGGTGGACGAACTCAACACGCTCATCGACCAATCGATGAAGGAGCGCGACACGGAAAAGCGCACCGACATCTTCAAGAAGATGGATGGCATCTATGCCGGCATGGCTTCGCCGCTGGTCATCTTCTTCCAGCGAACCGACCCCTATGTCATGCGCGCCAACGTGAAGGGCTATCACGGGCATACGACATGGTCGACGCGCTGGCATGACGTGACCAAGGAGTAG
- a CDS encoding ABC transporter permease — protein sequence MTISSEHADSVNTGGLRNWLLAPEPRGWFQSSAQQIHQGWRKFSLHPLGLAGLAIILLLIVVALAAPLLTSYDPIVQDMAGRLAAPSASHWLGTDNFGRDVFSRVIYGARTTLYIIMLVTVIVAPLGLLIGTVSGYFGGIVDEILMRVTDIFLSFPGLVLALGFAAALGPGITNAIIAISLTAWPPIARLARAETLSLRKADYIAAVRLQGATSIAIITRHILPMCIPSVIVRVTLNMAGIIITAAGLGFLGLGAQPPWPEWGSMAASGREFMLDSPWVIAAPGIAIALVSLAFNLVGDALRDVLDPRGSE from the coding sequence ATGACGATCTCCTCTGAGCACGCAGACAGCGTCAACACCGGCGGTCTTCGCAACTGGCTGCTCGCACCGGAGCCTCGAGGCTGGTTCCAGTCATCGGCGCAGCAAATTCACCAGGGCTGGCGGAAATTCAGCCTGCACCCGCTTGGCCTGGCCGGATTGGCCATCATCCTGCTGCTGATCGTCGTGGCGCTGGCCGCCCCCCTGCTGACGAGCTACGATCCGATCGTTCAGGACATGGCCGGGCGGCTTGCCGCGCCATCGGCGAGCCATTGGCTCGGCACTGACAATTTCGGCCGCGACGTCTTTTCCCGGGTGATCTATGGCGCCCGCACGACGCTCTACATCATCATGCTCGTCACGGTCATTGTCGCCCCGCTCGGCCTGCTGATCGGCACCGTCTCGGGTTATTTCGGCGGCATCGTCGATGAAATCCTGATGCGCGTCACCGATATTTTTCTCTCCTTCCCCGGCCTCGTGCTGGCGCTGGGTTTTGCCGCAGCGCTCGGTCCAGGCATCACCAATGCGATCATCGCGATTTCACTGACGGCCTGGCCGCCGATCGCGCGCCTTGCGCGCGCCGAGACGCTCAGCCTCCGCAAGGCGGATTACATCGCCGCCGTGCGCCTGCAGGGCGCGACGTCAATTGCGATCATCACCCGCCACATCCTGCCGATGTGCATTCCCTCGGTGATCGTCCGCGTCACCCTCAACATGGCGGGCATCATCATCACCGCCGCCGGCCTCGGCTTCCTCGGCCTCGGCGCGCAGCCGCCATGGCCGGAATGGGGTTCGATGGCCGCCAGCGGACGTGAATTCATGCTCGATAGCCCCTGGGTCATCGCCGCACCCGGCATTGCCATTGCGCTCGTCAGCCTCGCCTTCAACCTCGTCGGCGATGCGCTTCGCGATGTTCTCGATCCCCGAGGTTCGGAATGA
- a CDS encoding ABC transporter ATP-binding protein — protein MTDLIDIRNLEIAFGGGQVRAVRGVSFSLGQEKLGIVGESGSGKSTVGRAIMKLLPPTAIVNAERMRFRDIDLLKANEKTMMTIRGRRIGLILQDPKYSLNPVMRIGEQIAETYRFHHPRASKSKTYSQALDMLEAVQIRDPERVARLYPHEISGGMGQRAMIAMMLIAEPEVLIADEPTSALDVTVRLEILALLDELVLRRNLGLIFISHDLNLIRNFCDRVLIMYAGRVLEVLEARDLDKARHPYTKGLLASLPTIEDPPARLPILKRDPAWLEEFALEPPR, from the coding sequence ATGACTGACCTGATCGATATTCGGAATCTCGAAATCGCCTTCGGCGGCGGACAGGTGCGGGCCGTGCGCGGCGTGAGCTTTTCGCTTGGACAAGAAAAGCTCGGGATCGTCGGTGAATCCGGATCGGGAAAGTCGACCGTTGGCCGCGCCATCATGAAGCTGCTGCCGCCGACCGCGATCGTCAATGCCGAGCGGATGCGCTTTCGCGACATCGATCTGCTCAAGGCGAACGAAAAAACGATGATGACGATCAGGGGGCGGCGGATCGGCCTGATCCTGCAGGATCCGAAATATTCGCTCAATCCCGTCATGCGGATCGGCGAACAGATCGCCGAGACCTACCGCTTCCATCATCCGAGGGCGAGCAAGAGCAAGACCTACAGCCAAGCGCTCGACATGCTCGAAGCCGTCCAGATCCGTGATCCCGAGCGCGTGGCCCGCCTTTATCCGCACGAAATCTCGGGCGGCATGGGTCAGCGGGCAATGATCGCCATGATGTTGATTGCCGAACCCGAAGTGCTGATCGCAGACGAGCCGACGTCAGCGCTCGACGTGACGGTGAGGCTCGAGATCCTGGCTCTGCTCGACGAGCTCGTCTTGCGACGCAATCTCGGGCTGATCTTCATCAGTCACGATCTCAATCTCATCAGGAATTTCTGCGATCGCGTCCTCATCATGTATGCGGGGCGGGTCTTGGAAGTGCTCGAGGCGCGCGATCTCGACAAGGCCAGACATCCTTATACGAAAGGATTGCTGGCATCGCTGCCGACGATCGAAGATCCCCCCGCCCGGCTGCCGATCCTGAAACGAGATCCGGCCTGGCTTGAAGAATTCGCATTGGAGCCGCCGCGGTGA